A genomic window from Helicobacter pylori includes:
- the fabI gene encoding enoyl-ACP reductase FabI, giving the protein MGFLKGKKGLIVGVANNKSIAYGIAQSCFNQGATLAFTYLNESLEKRVRPIAQELDSSYVYELDVSREEHFKSLYNSVKQDLGSLDFIVHSVAFAPKEALEGSLLETSKSAFNTAMEISVYSLIELTNTLKPLLNDGASVLTLSYLGSTKYMAHYNVMGLAKAALESAVRYLAVDLGKHNIRVNALSAGPIRTLASSGIADFRMILKWNEINAPLRKNVSLEEVGNAGMYLLSHLSNGVSGEVHFVDAGYHVMGMGAVEEKDSKAVLSWDLHKEG; this is encoded by the coding sequence ATGGGATTTTTAAAAGGTAAAAAAGGGCTTATCGTAGGGGTTGCAAACAATAAATCCATCGCTTATGGGATCGCTCAATCGTGTTTCAATCAAGGGGCTACTCTCGCTTTCACTTATTTGAATGAGAGTTTAGAAAAGCGCGTAAGGCCTATTGCGCAGGAATTGGATAGCTCTTATGTGTATGAATTGGATGTGAGCAGAGAAGAGCATTTCAAGTCGCTGTATAATAGCGTTAAGCAGGATTTGGGATCGTTAGATTTTATCGTTCATAGCGTGGCTTTTGCCCCTAAAGAGGCTTTAGAGGGGAGTTTGTTAGAAACTTCTAAAAGCGCGTTTAACACCGCTATGGAAATCTCTGTGTATTCTTTAATAGAGCTGACAAACACTTTAAAACCCTTATTGAATGATGGGGCGTCTGTTTTGACTTTGAGTTACTTGGGCAGCACTAAATACATGGCGCATTACAATGTGATGGGGTTAGCTAAAGCGGCCCTAGAGAGTGCGGTGCGTTATTTGGCGGTGGATTTAGGCAAACACAATATTAGAGTGAATGCCCTATCAGCTGGGCCTATTAGGACACTCGCTTCTAGCGGGATCGCTGATTTTAGAATGATTTTAAAATGGAATGAAATCAACGCCCCTTTAAGAAAAAATGTGAGTTTAGAAGAAGTGGGCAATGCCGGGATGTATTTGCTCTCTCATCTCTCTAACGGGGTGAGTGGGGAAGTGCATTTTGTAGATGCTGGCTATCATGTGATGGGCATGGGAGCTGTGGAAGAAAAAGATAGTAAAGCTGTGTTATCGTGGGATTTGCATAAAGAAGGGTAA
- the lpxD gene encoding UDP-3-O-(3-hydroxymyristoyl)glucosamine N-acyltransferase, translating into MKLSELLNAYSIETEFSNDFEVHALAELDKATPNDISYIDQARYLKFLKDSKAGAVFIRKKESSKVPKRMQALVVDNPHLAFAKASHAFKIPFFKNPESVSEPKHFEKVTIMPNVIIGEGVEIGENSLIYPGVVIADGVKIGKNCVLYPRVILYQNTILEDNVIIHAGSVIGGDGFGYAHTALGEHVKIEHVGIVRIQKNVEIGANTAIDRAVFGETLIKEGVKIDNLVQIGHNCVLGEHSIVVSQVGLSGSTTTGRNVVFGGQVGIGGHLHVGEFTQIGGKSAVGKDLPPNTNFAGAIPAMEIHEWHHFLAHLRTNFRKQQKTSLLQKAKGFFKS; encoded by the coding sequence ATGAAATTAAGCGAATTGTTAAACGCCTATTCTATTGAAACGGAATTTTCAAACGATTTTGAAGTGCATGCATTAGCGGAATTGGACAAAGCAACGCCCAATGATATTAGCTATATTGATCAAGCGCGCTACCTTAAATTTTTAAAGGATTCAAAAGCTGGGGCGGTGTTTATCCGTAAAAAAGAATCTTCTAAAGTACCTAAACGCATGCAAGCTTTAGTTGTGGATAACCCTCATTTGGCTTTCGCTAAAGCTTCGCATGCCTTTAAAATCCCTTTTTTTAAAAATCCAGAAAGCGTTAGCGAGCCTAAACATTTTGAAAAAGTAACGATCATGCCCAATGTTATTATTGGAGAGGGCGTAGAAATTGGCGAAAACTCTTTGATTTATCCGGGCGTGGTGATCGCTGATGGGGTCAAAATCGGTAAAAATTGCGTTTTATACCCTCGGGTCATTTTGTATCAAAACACGATTTTAGAAGATAATGTGATTATCCATGCAGGCAGTGTGATTGGGGGTGATGGCTTTGGTTATGCACACACCGCTTTAGGAGAGCATGTCAAAATTGAGCATGTGGGGATTGTTAGGATTCAAAAAAATGTAGAAATTGGCGCTAACACGGCGATTGATAGGGCGGTGTTTGGGGAGACTTTGATTAAAGAGGGCGTTAAGATTGATAACCTAGTTCAAATCGGGCATAATTGCGTTTTAGGTGAACACAGCATCGTTGTTTCTCAAGTGGGCTTGAGTGGCTCTACAACCACAGGCCGTAATGTGGTTTTTGGTGGGCAAGTGGGCATTGGGGGGCATTTGCATGTGGGCGAATTCACTCAAATTGGAGGCAAAAGCGCGGTGGGGAAAGACTTGCCCCCTAACACCAATTTTGCCGGAGCGATCCCTGCTATGGAAATCCATGAGTGGCACCATTTCCTAGCTCATTTAAGAACGAATTTCAGGAAACAGCAAAAAACGAGTTTGTTGCAAAAAGCTAAAGGGTTTTTTAAGTCTTAA
- the metK gene encoding methionine adenosyltransferase has translation MKDSFLFTSESVTEGHPDKMADQISDAVLDYIIERDKKAKVACETLVSNGFCMITGELKTSVYAPMQEIAREVVKKIGYTDALYGFDYRSAAVLNGVGEQSPDINQGVDREDGEIGAGDQGLMFGYACKETQTLMPLPIHLAHQLTFALAQKRKDNTLPFLRPDGKSQVSVRYENNKPVSIDTIVISTQHSPEVSQKHLKEAVIEEIVYKVLPKEYLHDNIKFFVNPTGKFVIGGPQGDAGLTGRKIIVDTYGGSCPHGGGAFSGKDPSKVDRSAAYAARYVAKNLVASGVCDKATVQLAYAIGVVEPVSIYVNTHNTSKYSSAELEKCVKSVFKLTPKGIIESLDLLRPIYSLTSAYGHFGRELEAFTWEKTDKAEEIKAFFKR, from the coding sequence ATGAAAGATAGTTTTCTTTTCACTTCAGAATCAGTAACCGAAGGGCATCCTGATAAAATGGCCGATCAAATCAGCGATGCGGTTTTAGATTACATTATTGAGCGGGATAAAAAAGCCAAAGTCGCATGCGAGACTTTAGTTTCTAATGGTTTTTGCATGATCACTGGCGAGTTAAAAACTTCTGTTTATGCCCCGATGCAAGAGATTGCAAGAGAAGTGGTTAAAAAAATTGGTTATACAGACGCTCTTTATGGCTTTGATTACAGGAGCGCGGCGGTTTTGAATGGCGTTGGCGAGCAAAGCCCTGATATTAATCAAGGCGTGGATAGAGAAGATGGCGAGATTGGGGCAGGGGATCAAGGGCTTATGTTTGGTTATGCGTGCAAAGAGACTCAAACGCTCATGCCTTTACCCATTCATTTAGCGCACCAGCTCACTTTCGCTCTGGCTCAAAAAAGAAAAGACAACACCTTGCCTTTTTTAAGGCCTGATGGCAAGTCTCAAGTGAGCGTTCGTTATGAGAATAATAAGCCTGTAAGCATTGATACGATTGTCATTTCTACCCAACATTCCCCGGAAGTTTCACAAAAGCATTTAAAAGAAGCGGTGATTGAAGAGATTGTGTATAAGGTTTTACCCAAAGAATATTTGCATGACAATATCAAGTTTTTTGTCAATCCCACAGGAAAATTCGTTATCGGTGGGCCGCAAGGCGATGCGGGATTGACGGGCAGAAAAATCATCGTGGACACTTATGGGGGGAGTTGCCCGCATGGAGGGGGAGCGTTTAGCGGGAAAGATCCTAGCAAAGTGGATAGGAGTGCAGCTTATGCGGCCCGCTATGTGGCTAAAAATTTGGTAGCGAGTGGGGTTTGCGATAAAGCGACCGTGCAGCTTGCTTATGCGATTGGGGTTGTAGAGCCGGTGTCCATTTATGTGAATACGCATAACACGAGCAAGTATTCAAGCGCAGAGTTGGAAAAATGCGTGAAATCGGTTTTCAAACTCACGCCAAAAGGTATTATTGAAAGCCTGGATTTGTTAAGGCCCATTTATTCGCTCACTTCAGCTTATGGGCATTTTGGGCGCGAGTTGGAGGCATTCACTTGGGAAAAGACCGACAAGGCTGAAGAGATTAAAGCGTTCTTTAAGCGTTAA
- the ndk gene encoding nucleoside-diphosphate kinase: MKQRTLSIIKPDALKKKVVGKIIDRFESNGLEVIAMKRLHLSVKDAENFYAIHRERPFFKDLIEFMVSGPVVVMVLEGKDAVAKNRDLMGATDPKLAQKGTIRADFAESIDANAVHGSDSLENAHNEIAFFFAAREF, from the coding sequence TTGAAACAAAGAACGCTGTCTATTATTAAACCGGATGCACTTAAGAAGAAAGTGGTAGGCAAAATCATTGATCGCTTTGAGAGTAACGGCTTGGAAGTGATTGCCATGAAACGCTTGCATTTGAGCGTTAAAGACGCTGAAAACTTTTATGCGATCCATAGAGAAAGACCTTTTTTTAAAGACTTGATAGAGTTTATGGTCAGTGGTCCGGTGGTGGTTATGGTTTTAGAAGGTAAAGACGCTGTGGCTAAAAACAGGGATCTCATGGGAGCGACGGATCCCAAACTCGCTCAAAAAGGCACTATCAGAGCGGATTTTGCTGAAAGCATTGACGCTAATGCGGTGCATGGGAGCGATAGCTTGGAAAACGCGCACAATGAAATCGCTTTCTTTTTTGCCGCTAGAGAGTTTTAA
- the rpmF gene encoding 50S ribosomal protein L32, whose protein sequence is MAVPDRRVSKTRAAKRRTHYSVKLAKPIKAKDGTWKLPHHINKFTKEY, encoded by the coding sequence ATGGCAGTACCTGATAGAAGAGTGAGTAAGACAAGAGCGGCCAAGAGGCGTACGCATTATAGCGTTAAGTTGGCTAAGCCTATAAAAGCTAAAGACGGCACTTGGAAGCTCCCACACCATATTAATAAATTCACTAAAGAATACTAA
- the plsX gene encoding phosphate acyltransferase PlsX, which translates to MKIVIDLMGADHGVLPVIEGVSRALENKSFGAVLVGDKDKATPFISKELASKVEMIHTQDYIKMEEAATEAIKRKESSIYLGMDILKNGADALISAGHSGATMGLATLRLGRIKGVERPAICTLMPSVGKRPSVLLDAGANTDCKPEYLIDFALMGYEYAKSVLHYDSPKVGLLSNGEEDIKGNMLVKETHKMLKVYDFFYGNVEGNDIFKGVVDVVVCDGFMGNVVLKTTEGVASAIGSIFKDEIKSCLKSKIGALMLKNAFDTLRQKTDYAEYGGAPLLGVNKSVIISHGKSNARAIECAIYQAISAVESQVCLRITKAFESLKPSASAHQSDQQDA; encoded by the coding sequence ATGAAAATTGTAATAGACTTAATGGGGGCTGACCATGGGGTTTTACCCGTTATTGAGGGAGTCTCAAGGGCTTTAGAAAATAAGAGTTTTGGCGCTGTTTTAGTGGGGGATAAAGACAAAGCGACCCCTTTTATTTCTAAAGAGTTAGCCAGCAAAGTGGAAATGATCCACACGCAAGATTACATTAAGATGGAAGAAGCCGCCACTGAGGCGATTAAGCGTAAGGAATCTTCCATTTACTTGGGTATGGATATTTTGAAAAATGGGGCTGACGCTTTGATTTCGGCCGGGCATAGCGGGGCGACTATGGGTTTAGCGACCTTGCGTTTGGGGCGTATCAAGGGGGTTGAAAGGCCTGCTATTTGCACTTTAATGCCTAGTGTTGGCAAACGCCCTAGCGTGCTATTAGATGCGGGAGCGAACACGGATTGCAAGCCTGAATATTTGATTGATTTTGCTCTTATGGGGTATGAATACGCTAAAAGCGTGTTGCATTACGATAGCCCTAAGGTGGGTCTTTTGAGTAATGGCGAAGAAGATATTAAAGGGAACATGCTCGTTAAAGAAACGCATAAAATGTTAAAAGTTTATGATTTCTTTTATGGTAATGTGGAGGGGAATGATATTTTCAAAGGGGTTGTGGATGTGGTGGTTTGCGATGGCTTCATGGGGAATGTGGTCTTAAAAACGACTGAAGGGGTCGCTAGCGCGATAGGCTCTATTTTTAAAGACGAGATTAAAAGTTGTCTTAAATCTAAAATAGGGGCTTTGATGCTTAAGAATGCGTTTGATACCCTAAGGCAAAAAACCGATTACGCTGAATATGGAGGAGCGCCGCTGTTGGGCGTGAATAAAAGCGTGATCATCAGCCATGGCAAGAGCAACGCCAGAGCCATTGAATGTGCGATTTATCAGGCTATTAGCGCTGTTGAAAGTCAGGTTTGTTTGAGGATCACCAAGGCGTTTGAGAGTTTGAAGCCTAGCGCTTCTGCACATCAAAGCGATCAACAAGACGCTTAA
- a CDS encoding ketoacyl-ACP synthase III has translation MEFYASLKSIAMHAPSECIKNVAFQEFLDTSDEWIEKRTGIKERRFASAGEKSSDLGVVAAKQAIERAHLTPQDIDLVVVATLSPDFLAMPSTACVLSAKLGIENKPAFDISAACTGFIYLLSVAKAYVESGMYENVLVVGAEKTSSVLDFKDRGTCILFGDGAGACVIGRTKHLKESILDVQISANGNFSNYLYTPRTLKPTPFNAKEEDSNPFLCMKGNEVFKLAVKTLLKDVEMILEKNALKPEDVRLFIPHQANLRIIQAVREHLDFKDEQVVLTVHKYGNTSAASIPMAMCEAYEEGRLKKGDLMLLDAFGGGLTWGSALVYFGG, from the coding sequence ATGGAATTTTACGCTTCTCTTAAATCCATTGCTATGCATGCTCCAAGCGAATGCATAAAGAATGTAGCGTTTCAAGAATTTTTGGATACCAGCGATGAATGGATAGAAAAAAGGACCGGTATCAAAGAACGCCGTTTCGCTAGCGCTGGAGAAAAAAGCAGTGATTTAGGAGTGGTAGCGGCTAAACAAGCCATAGAAAGGGCGCATTTAACTCCGCAAGACATTGATTTAGTGGTTGTAGCGACTTTAAGCCCTGATTTTTTAGCCATGCCTTCAACCGCTTGTGTGTTGAGCGCGAAATTGGGCATTGAAAACAAACCGGCGTTTGATATTTCAGCCGCTTGCACGGGTTTTATTTACCTTTTGTCAGTGGCTAAAGCTTATGTGGAAAGCGGGATGTATGAAAATGTGCTGGTTGTGGGGGCAGAAAAAACGAGCAGCGTGTTGGATTTTAAGGATAGGGGGACTTGCATTTTGTTTGGCGATGGGGCTGGGGCGTGCGTGATAGGCAGAACCAAGCATTTAAAAGAAAGCATTTTAGATGTGCAAATTTCAGCAAACGGAAATTTTTCTAATTACCTCTACACGCCAAGGACTCTCAAACCCACGCCTTTCAACGCTAAAGAAGAGGATTCAAATCCTTTTTTGTGCATGAAAGGTAATGAAGTGTTTAAGCTAGCGGTGAAAACGCTTTTAAAAGATGTGGAAATGATTTTAGAAAAAAACGCCCTCAAACCTGAAGACGTGCGTTTGTTTATCCCGCATCAAGCTAATTTGAGGATCATTCAAGCGGTGCGAGAGCATTTGGATTTTAAAGATGAGCAAGTGGTTTTGACCGTGCATAAATACGGCAACACTTCAGCAGCGAGTATCCCTATGGCCATGTGTGAAGCTTATGAAGAAGGGCGTTTGAAAAAAGGCGATTTGATGCTTTTAGACGCTTTTGGTGGGGGATTGACTTGGGGTTCAGCGTTAGTGTATTTTGGGGGATAA